The genomic window CCTAACTGCTCTCAATCTCTCAACTGCTCTCAGTGggtctataaaaaccaaaaaacccattgaagtcgattccagttcatagcaaccccataggacagagtaggacttccccatagggttcccaaggagcggctggtggattcgcactacagacctttcggtttgcagctgatctcctaaccactgctccaccagggctcccaatgggTCTATACCATCCCATTTTGCAGAACGGTAAATGGAGACTCAGCAAAGGGCTGTCCCCAGCCCCATTTCCATAGTGGGTAAATGCAGAGCCAAGGTCGAAACTTGGGTCTTTGTGACCTCAAAGCCTCCACATATACCCATTTGGCAGATGGGGAAAACGAGGCCAcaagaggggaagagagagaatgtAGATTTCTCAGCACTTTGCATGGGACCGACTAAGAAGCAGAGCCTCAAGAAAGCATGCAGCATCCTGGCTTCCTTTTCTGAAAGGAGTTGTCTGGATTCGGAAATGGAGCAAGGTTCAAATCCCCTTGCTCTGCAGGACTCGGGCAAGTCACAGTCTCTGCCTGGTGCTTCAATTTCCCCATCCTCAAAGGGGGGTTCTAACAGCacccacctcatagggttgttttgaCATCCACTGAAGTGACACCTGTATGTCACCTGCAGCATTGAGGCTGAGGACATGGCAGCCACCGTTTACAGGTTTTATTCCTTGGTGACCCCCAGGCTCACCAGTGATGTCAAGGCCTAGGCCAACCATAAAAACTGCCCTAAAATCTTCCCCTGCCCCGCCTCCTCCTGCCCCACCAACCTCGTTCTTCTCCTGGTACCAAATCCGGGCCCTCGGCACAAAGAGGGTTAGGCAGCCGCCCCAGGAGGCATGGCCAGGTCATGCCCCCTGGCCCGTGCCTGCCACACCCGCCCTGGTGCCCGAAAGGGGCCCCAGATCCTCGGTGACTCGATCCCTCCAAATTCAGGTGATCTCCGCCCGCTCCAAATCGCCGAACCCTCCCAGGTCCCCCGCCAGAAGGAGCCAAGCCCCAACCAGAAAGGGTCTCGGAGCACCTGAACACAGACTCGACTCCAGACCCAGGTTTGGGGCAAAAGATGGTGCCGACCGGGTACAACTGGCTTCTCCTCGGTGGTGAGCAAGAAGGCGCCCCCCCCAGCCCCTTGGCCCCCTCTGGCctcagggtggggaggggacCACCAGCCAGGGAAAGGGAAGGTGTGAGCCCAAATCCCAGCGTGCTGGGGTGGGAGGGCAGCTCTGCTTTACGCAGGCACTGGGTGCCTGTCCAAGAGGCACCAGCGTGGGGCAGGCCAGGGAGGGCCACCCAGAGAGATTTGCGGGGTGGTCTTTGGAGGTTTCTAAGACTGGAATGTGAGTCCGAGCCACAGGGCCACCGTTGTCCCTTCATTTTCTGGTAAACCCTTATTGAGCACCAGTTCTAGAAACCTTGACCAGGGTGAGTTCTAAGCAGCAGCTCCAGCCCAGCCGGAAGATGAGGCTTTGGGCAGTTAGTTGCCTTCCCCTTCTTggactcagtttccttgtctatgaAATAGGCCTAACTCACAGGGTCCTTCTGAGGTCACTGTAACTAGCATGTATTAGCACTTTTACTGTGTGCCTGGAGCTGTTCTAAGTTTTCTACATGTTAACAACCACCCTATGAGGTAGGCCCCCTTCTATCctccccacttcacagatgagaaaactgaggtttatcCAGAGAGGTAAAGTCACTGGTCGGGGTCACACCACCAGGAAGTGGTAGGGTTGATCACCAGACCCAGAGCCCACACTCCTGGTCACGCTCCATCAGCCTGGAAAGTACCAGAAACCATGACAGGCATGTAAGCGCTTCCTACACGAGAATTGCTACAGCTACTCATTCCAGACAACCACACACTATCCAGACCAAGCAGCCCTGACCAGCTCATGGGGTTCGGGCTTATCTGTGGGGTTGAGAAGAAAAAGGGTGGAGTGCATTCGTCAGAGCTGTACTTTCTGCTCTGTGGAGCCTGGAAAGGTAGGGGGAGAGCACTGGATTGGGAGTCAGGACCCAGGAACAGGCAGTGACCTCTCACATAAAAAAACATAGGACTATAAAATTAGCTGGACTGGGTGAGCCAGCTCTGACCTCACAGGAGTTGGTTTTCTGACTCCCACAGGGTTCCAGCTAAAAGCAAAATTCCCGTCAACTGAGCGCTTGCTATGTGTAAGACGTTAGGCTAGAGCCTGGGCACAGAACATCCCATTCAGTCCCCCTGGGACTGAGACCCTATGCCTGGCTCACACTTATTGAGCCCTGACTGTATGCCAGGCATCCCTCTAAGCTCACATCCTCACAATGACCCCACGAGGTAGGTAGTCTTGCCttctccacctcacagctgagGAAACAGGCAGAGCGAGATGAAGCCGTTTACTCCAAGCCACGCAGAAAAACTCTAAAAGAAAAGTGGTCAGTTCACTGGCACGGGGGGATGGAAAAGTCTTGGAAATCGTGGTGACGGTTGCACAGCGTTGTGAATAccattaatgccactgaattgtgcacttaaaaatggttaaggtGGCAAATCTtacgttatatatattttaccaggagccctggtggcacaacggttaagagctcggctgctaactgaaaggttgtcagttcgaacccactagcagctctgagggagaagacttggcaatctgctcccataaaaattacagccaagaaaaccctatggggcagttctactcggtcctgtaaggtcgttatgagtcggaattgacttgacagcacacaatgaCGAcaacatattttaccacaatgaaaaaaattttttaagtggtTAAGATATTGGGAGTCCACGGACtccaggttcaaatcctgcctgaGTCTGGTGCTGGAACAGAGCAAGGACCTTGGGCTGGGACCTCCTCTCTCGGAGCCCCAAGCCTCTTCTGCACCCGATCCTTCTGGCTCCTCTTCCCCAGCGGCCTTCCTGAGTGCCAGGGCAGAGATTTCCATCACCCCTGAGCCTGCCCAGCCGGTCGAGGGGGACAACCTCACGCTGGTCGTGCATGGACTCTCAGGGGAGCTGCTCGCCTACAACTGGTACGCGGGGCCTATGCTCAATGTGGCCTACCTGGTGGCCAGCTACATCGTGAGCACAGGCGATGAGACCCCTGGCCCAGTCCACACGGGGCGAGAGGCTGTGCGCCCCGACGGTAGCCTGAACATCCAGGGCGCCTTGCCTGGGCATTCAGGCACCTACATCCTGCAGACCCTCAACAGGCAGTTTCAGACCGAGGTGGCCTACGGACACGTACAGGTCTATGGTGAGACACCCTCCACACACTCCCCTCCTCCCCAGTCAGACCTGTCCCAatccctccttaaaaaaaaaaaaaaaaaacaactctaaaaaacattgaaatcattttttaaaaatatctaaaataatattaaaatgctCACCTCCTCCAGGATGGCTTCTAGGATTAGACCTGCCTCCTATCCCATTCTCTGCAGTGGGTACAGGGGCATCACCAGGATATGGCCATACCCCTTGCCTGGGGAGGGGCAGGCCTCGGAGCAGGTGgtgccctgcccctccccctctGTCTCTCGCCCCCGCAGAGATCCTGGCCCAGCCGGTGGTCATGGCCAACAGCACAGCACTGGTGGAGCACCGAGACACCCTGCGCCTGCTATGCAGCAGCCCCAGCCCCGCCCAGGTCCGCTGGTTCTTCAACGGTGGGCCCCTGCCCGTCTCCGTCCGCCTGGGCATGTCCCCCGACGGTCGAGAGCTCACCCGGCGTGGCATCCGCAGGGAGGAGGCTGGGGCCTACCAGTGTGAGGTCTGGAACTCGGTCAGTGTCAGCCGCAGCGAGCCCATCAACCTGACCGTGTACTGTGAGTCCTCCTGGCCCCTCCAGAGATACCTAGGGCCCCAGAcctcacagatggggaaaccgaAGCTAGgagagggggaaactgaggccaggagaGGGGGCCCAAGGGTACCCAGTAGGTCATTGTgtacattgtgaatgtaattaatgccactgaattgtgcacttaaaaatgattaagatggcaaattttatgtttaaGAAGAATCCCTCTTAAAATGCACTTTGGTCCTTCTCGTGAGACCTAATGACCACTCATGACCATCATTCCGTCCTTCTGAAGCAATGCCTGCAGGGAGAGGGCACAGAAAGCCTGAGTCTTaaatggggtggggtggtgggggagggaatgGTGGAAGGGGGGGCATAAAATTGTAACTATAACCAAAATATGGAGTCATTCCCAGGGGCCGCAGATACACAATGTGGAATCGTGGGAAAATAAATCACTGAGGTACGCCAGGGTCGATAACGTAGAAAAACTTAGAATCCTATAACTATGGCATTCTGGATTTCAGAAGCACCGAATTCTACACTCTGAGAATCCTACAGATCCTAGAATCTGAAGATCTTTAGCATTATCTAATTCTAAAATCTCAGCACCACCAAATTCTAGAATCTTAGAAACAGCTTTCTAGAACTTTCTAGAATCCTAGAACCTAGAAGCATCAACTCTTGCAGCCCTATAATTCTAGACTCTTAGTATGgcttatcaggaaaaaaaaaatcatttagcctttttgtttgtttgcttgtttgttttcggAGCCATAGATTTCACAAATGCCTCGAAATTTTGTCCAACCCTGACCCCTctttttacagaaaagaaaactgaggtcccctccctgccccctaaaGGGGAAGTGAATCTCAAGATCCTAGAGCAAGTTAGAGACCAATGTGGGATTCGAAAAGGCCAGGGCTCTCTCTCCTTCCATTAGGCCCGGTTATTCTGGTGGAGAGAAAGCCCGGGGTGCCCACCACCGCTCCCGCTTCCCTCTTCCgtcccctttctctccctcctgcccctacAGATGGCCCAGAACGTGTGGCCATCCTTCAGGATTCCACCACCCTTACGGGCTGCACCATCAAAGTGGACTTCAACACGTCCCTCACCCTGTGGTGCGTGTCCCGGTCCTGCCCGGAGCCTGAGTACCTATGGGCTTTCAACGGGCAGGCCCTAAAGAATGGCCAGGACCATCTCAACATCACTAGCATGACAGCCTCCCAGGAGGGCACATACACGTGTATTGTGAAGAACCCCAAGACCCTGCTCTCTGGCTCTGCCTCAGTGGTGGTCAAGCTCTCTGGTAAGTCGCTCTAAGCCTGACCCCGCCCCCTCCCCGTGGAGTCCCCTCGGACTGTGAAGGTTTAGGTCACCATCAGCTCACAGGTGATTGTCAAGTGGAGGTGGGGGCTCACAGCCCATTCACTGGCCAAGTGACAAAGTGGCATTTTAGGTGGACACCTCTTTGTCCAGGTGACAAAAGGAGACAGCTCAAACCTTTTCACTTGGAGACCAAATGGCAAATCCAACTCTCTTCTTTAAGGGGTGACAAAGTGGCAACTGCGTCACATTTCCCACATTGTGGGTGGCAGAATGGGAAAATACTCAGATGCCTCTTCATGTGGGGGGGCCCCTGTTCTAAATTCAGTCACCGGCTGCTTACAATCACCCTGCCACACAGATGGCTGAAGTGCACAGCCCAGCAGATCACCTGGTTACCTGGTCTAGGTGCCGGCACGCAAACGTGCACACGCGCACAACACACACTTGGAAAATCACAGCCTAGCTCCCTGTTAGTGGATGGAAAATCCCAAACAGCAGGGACTCTCTGTCCTAAATCGACCTGGTGACTGGGAGTTATGGGGACACAGCTGGTTTTCAGAGCCATCGGGATCCTCAGGGGACATTTTTCTCATCCCCTGGGGACGGTGGCTTTAAACATTAGGGCCTTATTAATTCCACCTCGGTTCCTTCCCAAGTGGCCACCACCCCCGAGGGACAGTGGGCACAGTCCTCCCTTCCCgccctcctgctcacaggctgggtCTCATCCAAAGGGTGGATACTCTTTCA from Loxodonta africana isolate mLoxAfr1 chromosome 11, mLoxAfr1.hap2, whole genome shotgun sequence includes these protein-coding regions:
- the CEACAM16 gene encoding carcinoembryonic antigen-related cell adhesion molecule 16 isoform X1, which produces MGFGLICGVEKKKGGVHSSELYFLLCGAWKAAFLSARAEISITPEPAQPVEGDNLTLVVHGLSGELLAYNWYAGPMLNVAYLVASYIVSTGDETPGPVHTGREAVRPDGSLNIQGALPGHSGTYILQTLNRQFQTEVAYGHVQVYEILAQPVVMANSTALVEHRDTLRLLCSSPSPAQVRWFFNGGPLPVSVRLGMSPDGRELTRRGIRREEAGAYQCEVWNSVSVSRSEPINLTVYYGPERVAILQDSTTLTGCTIKVDFNTSLTLWCVSRSCPEPEYLWAFNGQALKNGQDHLNITSMTASQEGTYTCIVKNPKTLLSGSASVVVKLSVATTPEGQWAQSSLPALLLTGWVSSKGWILFHPKQTWRPQRVSCGRCRGQDRGKGVTTLPLPGGDANLMEETCRDGPRTGKYSPLFKELPVEEKRQCLSLCGLPSSDGGGMTPTLSEIPAR
- the CEACAM16 gene encoding carcinoembryonic antigen-related cell adhesion molecule 16 isoform X3, whose protein sequence is MGFGLICGVEKKKGGVHSSELYFLLCGAWKAAFLSARAEISITPEPAQPVEGDNLTLVVHGLSGELLAYNWYAGPMLNVAYLVASYIVSTGDETPGPVHTGREAVRPDGSLNIQGALPGHSGTYILQTLNRQFQTEVAYGHVQVYEILAQPVVMANSTALVEHRDTLRLLCSSPSPAQVRWFFNGGPLPVSVRLGMSPDGRELTRRGIRREEAGAYQCEVWNSVSVSRSEPINLTVYYGPERVAILQDSTTLTGCTIKVDFNTSLTLWCVSRSCPEPEYLWAFNGQALKNGQDHLNITSMTASQEGTYTCIVKNPKTLLSGSASVVVKLSVATTPEGQWAQSSLPALLLTGWVSSKGWILFHPKQTWRPQSGGSCHNDRARANQADGGPGRDLDCAGLPQGPAGLCLVPRACL
- the CEACAM16 gene encoding carcinoembryonic antigen-related cell adhesion molecule 16 isoform X2 encodes the protein MGFGLICGVEKKKGGVHSSELYFLLCGAWKAAFLSARAEISITPEPAQPVEGDNLTLVVHGLSGELLAYNWYAGPMLNVAYLVASYIVSTGDETPGPVHTGREAVRPDGSLNIQGALPGHSGTYILQTLNRQFQTEVAYGHVQVYEILAQPVVMANSTALVEHRDTLRLLCSSPSPAQVRWFFNGGPLPVSVRLGMSPDGRELTRRGIRREEAGAYQCEVWNSVSVSRSEPINLTVYYGPERVAILQDSTTLTGCTIKVDFNTSLTLWCVSRSCPEPEYLWAFNGQALKNGQDHLNITSMTASQEGTYTCIVKNPKTLLSGSASVVVKLSAVAVATMIVPVPTKPTEGQDVTLTVQGYPKDLLVYAWYRGPVSEPNRVLSQLPSGNWIAGPAHTGREVGFANCSLLVQKLNLTDAGRYTLKTITLQGKTETLEVELQVALLE